The sequence GCTTACATTGGTGAGTCTCTCGAACATGGGGAAGAAGAATAAGCAATTGGGTTCTCAAACACTTGCTTAAAGTGCCATTTAATGACCATGCTGTTAGTATCCGTTTTTACGGATTGTTCACTTTCCAATCAAATTCAGATCAAAATAAATTAACGAGGAAAAAAACTATGGATTCTTTAACTGCTGCTGCTTCCGTTATCGCTGCTGCTCTCGCTGTTGGTTTAGCTGCAATTGGTCCTGGCTTAGGACAAGGTAATGCTTCTGGTCAGGCTTTAGAAGGAATTGCTCGTCAACCTGAAGCAGAAGGTAAAATTCGCGGGACATTACTCCTGTCTTTAGCGTTTATGGAAGCGTTAACCATTTATGGTCTGGTTGTAGCACTCGTATTATTGTTTGCTAACCCCTTCGCGTAAATTTGAATCATTCCGAGGGTGGGAGCGTCCCATCCTCATCCCACAACTTGATGTTGGCGTAAACGACAATCACCACCTAACAATGACAAACTGGACGATTTTATTGGCAGCCGAAGCGGTGGAAACCACAAAGGAAGGGGGACTGTTTGATTTTGACTTGACCTTACCTTTGATGGCGGTTCAATTCTTGGTTTTGGTCGCCCTCTTAAATGTCTTGTTCTACAAGCCTTTGACTCGCGTCTTAGATGAGCGTGCTGAGTATATTCGCAAAAACTTGAATGAAGCCAAGGAAAATGCGAAAAAATCAGAAGAACTCGCTCAAAAATTTGATGAACAATTAAAAGATGTTCGTCGTGAGTCTCAAGAGATTATTGCCCAAGCCCAAGCTGAGGCGCAAGAACAAGCAGCGAAAAATATTGCTCAAGCCCAACAAGAGGTGCAAGCCCAACGGGAAAAAGCAACTGCTGAAATTACAGCCCAAAAACAAGAGGCTCTCCAGTCCCTAGAATCCCAAGTGGATACCCTCTCTCGGCAAATTTTGGAAAAATTAGTGGGTGCTGATCTGGTTAAACGCTAGTTTCACACTTACTATAAACAAACAGACGTGATTTTTGTAAATTAAAGGATAAATGGCGATGATGGGGATGTTTTCTTACTTCCTCGCAGAAGCAACCGAAGCTGCAGAGGAAGGCTTTGGACTGAATTTTGATATTCTTGAGACCAATATTATTAACTTAGCGATTATTATCGCAGTTTTATTTTTCTTTGGTCGTAAATTTTTGGGAAGCAATCTCTCCGCCCGTCGGTCTCAAATTGAGGAAGATATTACCGAAGCGGAAAAACGAGCGCAAAAAGCAACCGCAGACTTAAAAGAAGCGGAACGCAAACTTGCTGAAGCCCAAAAAGAAGTGGAGAATATCCGTAAATCAGCCCAAGAAAGTGCACAAAAAGCAAAAGAGCGCATTCTAGCGGAAAATGCTAGAGAAGTGGAGCGGATCAAAGAGGCTGCGGTTCAAGATTTAGATGCAGAACGAGAACGCGCTGTTGCGGAGATTAAACAATATATTGCTCGTTTAGCTTTAGAAAAAGTTGAGTCTGAACTAACCAATCAATTGGATCAATCGGCGCAAACGAAGTTAATTGACCGCTCCCTAGCTCAATTAGGAGGTGGGAGATGAGAGAAAATACTTTGATGAGTGCCGAAATTGTTGAGCCTTATGCTGAGGCGTTGATGTCTTTGGCAGATTCTCAAAACTTGGTGGAACGTTTTGGGAATGATGCAAAAGAGTTAGTCTCAGTGTTAAAAGAGTCAGAGGAATTACAACAGTTTCTGGCGAGTCCTGTGATTAAAATCGAAGATAAAAAATCCGTTTTACGTCAGATTACTGGCGAGGGATTACATCATTATATGGTGAATTTCTTGCAGTTGGTGATTGATAAGAAACGGACGGCGTTCTTAACGGGGATTTTAGAGCAGTTTTTGGCTTTGGTTCGGGAACGCACCTCTACGGTTCTCGCGGAAGTGACTTCGGTAACGGAGTTGACCCAAGAACAGCGCGATCGCGTGACAGAAAAGGTCAAAGCCATGACCAACGCCAATGACGTGGAAATTGAAACCACCCTCGACCCCAACTTAATTGGTGGAGTCGTGATTAAAGTGGGTTCGCAAGTTCTCGATGCTAGTCTGAGAGGACAACTGCGTCGCATTGGTTTAAGCCTCGAAACGGCAGCTTCATAACAAAAAAATTGATGACAGAATAAGGAATAATTAACAATGGTTAGCATCAAGCCAGACGAAATTAGCAGCATTATTCGCCAACAGATTGAAAGCTACGACCAAAGCGTTCAGGTTTCCAATGTGGGAACGGTTCTGCAAGTCGGTGACGGGATTGCCCGGATTTATGGCTTAGATAAAGTCATGGCTGGGGAGTTGGTTGAATTTGATGATGGTACAATTGGTATCGCCCTCAACTTAGAAGAAGATAACGTTGGTGCGGTATTAATGGGAAGTGGTCGCGGAATTCAAGAAGGCAGTTCCGTGAAAGCTACAGGTAAAATTGCTTCGATTCCTGTGGGTGAAGCGTTAAAAGGTCGCATCGTTGACTCTTTAGCTCGCCCGATTGATGGGAAAGGCGAAATTCAAACCGATTCCACTCGTTTACTCGAAGCGGGTGCGCCTGGGATTATTGAACGGAAATCCGTTTATGAGCCAATGCAAACGGGGATTACTGCTATTGACAGTATGATTCCCATTGGTCGTGGACAACGGGAGTTAATTATTGGTGACCGTCAAACGGGTAAAACCGCAGTTGCCATTGACACCATTATTAACCAGAAAAGTGAAGATGTTGTCTGTGTCTATGTCGCGATCGGACAAAAGGCTTCTACCGTTGCTCAAGTCGCTGGAACATTAGAAGAACGGGGTGCATTAGATTACACCGTGATTGTGGCTGCAAACGCCAGTGATCCTGCGACATTACAATATCTCGCGCCTTATGCGGGTGCAGCGATCGCGGAACACTTTATGTATCAAGGTAAAGCAACCTTGGTAATCTATGATGACTTAACCAAGCAAGCCCAAGCCTACCGTCAACTGTCTCTCCTCCTCCGTCGTCCTCCAGGTCGGGAAGCCTATCCTGGAGATGTTTTCTATCTCCACTCTCGCTTATTAGAACGGGCTGCAAAACTCAATGAGGAGTTAGGGGAAGGAAGCATGACTGCACTCCCCATTATTGAAA comes from Halothece sp. PCC 7418 and encodes:
- the atpH gene encoding ATP synthase F1 subunit delta; the protein is MRENTLMSAEIVEPYAEALMSLADSQNLVERFGNDAKELVSVLKESEELQQFLASPVIKIEDKKSVLRQITGEGLHHYMVNFLQLVIDKKRTAFLTGILEQFLALVRERTSTVLAEVTSVTELTQEQRDRVTEKVKAMTNANDVEIETTLDPNLIGGVVIKVGSQVLDASLRGQLRRIGLSLETAAS
- the atpE gene encoding ATP synthase F0 subunit C, coding for MDSLTAAASVIAAALAVGLAAIGPGLGQGNASGQALEGIARQPEAEGKIRGTLLLSLAFMEALTIYGLVVALVLLFANPFA
- a CDS encoding F0F1 ATP synthase subunit B, translated to MMGMFSYFLAEATEAAEEGFGLNFDILETNIINLAIIIAVLFFFGRKFLGSNLSARRSQIEEDITEAEKRAQKATADLKEAERKLAEAQKEVENIRKSAQESAQKAKERILAENAREVERIKEAAVQDLDAERERAVAEIKQYIARLALEKVESELTNQLDQSAQTKLIDRSLAQLGGGR
- a CDS encoding F0F1 ATP synthase subunit B', whose translation is MTNWTILLAAEAVETTKEGGLFDFDLTLPLMAVQFLVLVALLNVLFYKPLTRVLDERAEYIRKNLNEAKENAKKSEELAQKFDEQLKDVRRESQEIIAQAQAEAQEQAAKNIAQAQQEVQAQREKATAEITAQKQEALQSLESQVDTLSRQILEKLVGADLVKR
- the atpA gene encoding F0F1 ATP synthase subunit alpha, with product MVSIKPDEISSIIRQQIESYDQSVQVSNVGTVLQVGDGIARIYGLDKVMAGELVEFDDGTIGIALNLEEDNVGAVLMGSGRGIQEGSSVKATGKIASIPVGEALKGRIVDSLARPIDGKGEIQTDSTRLLEAGAPGIIERKSVYEPMQTGITAIDSMIPIGRGQRELIIGDRQTGKTAVAIDTIINQKSEDVVCVYVAIGQKASTVAQVAGTLEERGALDYTVIVAANASDPATLQYLAPYAGAAIAEHFMYQGKATLVIYDDLTKQAQAYRQLSLLLRRPPGREAYPGDVFYLHSRLLERAAKLNEELGEGSMTALPIIETQAGDVSAYIPTNVISITDGQIFLSSDLFNSGFRPAINVGISVSRVGSSAQIKAMKQVAGKLKLELAQFAELEAFAQFASDLDQATQKQLARGQRLREMLKQPQNSPLSVTEQIAVVYSGINGYLDDLPTEKVPDFVQGLREYVTNNKPEFEETVRSEKKLVEKAENLLKEAISEYKETFKASM